Proteins from a genomic interval of Pseudomonas silesiensis:
- a CDS encoding homoserine dehydrogenase: MTEYKIALLGFGGVNRALTQLIADKNEHWANEFGFKLKIVGVSDLYFGSIINKNGLDAHELAAVPAVKGGFRTLPAGSAEPANETVIRFSGADLIAEATFTNPVDGEPATTFCRWALEKGISVVTTNKGPVALHAESLKALARSTGAQFEFEGSVMSGTPVIRLAKESLAGSEISGFKGILNGTSNFVLSSMEEGLDFSDAVAKAQELGYAEADPTADVEGHDVRLKVVILANELLGAKLTPSDILCKGISGITSTDIAEATKANARWKLIGSAEKMSNGSITASVSPQLLPQGDALAGVSGATNAITFTTNVLGPVTVVGAGAGRFETAFALLSDIVSIHKNKTKIGK, encoded by the coding sequence GTGACTGAATATAAAATTGCTTTGCTTGGTTTTGGTGGTGTAAACCGTGCGTTGACGCAGCTCATTGCAGATAAGAACGAGCACTGGGCTAATGAATTTGGTTTTAAGCTAAAAATTGTTGGTGTCAGTGACCTTTACTTTGGCTCCATTATCAATAAGAACGGGTTGGATGCCCACGAATTGGCCGCAGTTCCTGCTGTAAAAGGGGGGTTTAGAACATTGCCAGCGGGCAGTGCTGAGCCTGCCAATGAGACGGTTATCCGTTTCTCGGGGGCCGATCTTATCGCCGAGGCTACGTTCACCAACCCTGTAGACGGAGAGCCAGCTACAACTTTCTGTCGCTGGGCTCTGGAAAAAGGTATCAGTGTGGTCACCACCAACAAAGGGCCGGTGGCGTTGCACGCTGAAAGCCTGAAAGCATTGGCCAGAAGCACCGGTGCCCAATTCGAGTTTGAAGGCTCGGTAATGAGCGGCACTCCCGTCATTCGTCTGGCTAAAGAGTCGCTGGCCGGCTCGGAAATCAGCGGGTTTAAGGGCATCTTGAATGGTACGTCCAATTTCGTACTTTCCAGCATGGAAGAAGGTCTCGACTTCTCTGATGCAGTCGCCAAGGCTCAGGAACTCGGTTACGCAGAAGCTGACCCCACCGCAGATGTGGAAGGGCATGATGTTCGTCTTAAAGTAGTCATTTTGGCGAATGAGCTTCTGGGAGCGAAGTTGACGCCGAGCGATATCCTTTGCAAAGGCATCTCGGGGATCACGTCAACAGATATCGCCGAAGCAACGAAGGCCAATGCCCGGTGGAAACTAATTGGCAGCGCGGAAAAAATGAGCAATGGCTCCATCACTGCATCTGTTAGTCCTCAATTGTTGCCTCAGGGGGACGCACTGGCCGGTGTGAGTGGTGCAACGAATGCAATTACCTTTACTACAAATGTCCTGGGTCCGGTAACGGTTGTCGGAGCGGGTGCAGGTCGGTTTGAAACAGCATTCGCCTTACTCTCGGATATCGTCAGCATTCACAAGAACAAAACTAAGATAGGCAAATGA
- a CDS encoding aldehyde dehydrogenase family protein, whose amino-acid sequence MNSLSLSLAVDYKTITVLSPYDGAAVGEVTDMPASFATAIIDTAKLGALIAKELPRHERARILEKTAALVESDKEAFASLIVAESGKTIKQARKEVLRCVNTLKLSAEEAKRNAGEVIPFDSYVGSESRQGWFTREPLGVIVAITPYNDPLNLVAHKLGPAIAGGNAVVLKPSELSPLSAIKLVACLNAAGLPPAVASIATGGAALGKALVAHRAVRMVSFTGGFVTGEQISRNAGLKKLAMDLGGNAPVIVMGDCDLNEAVESCVSGAFWAAGQNCIGTQRILVEETIYEEFKNKFVVKTSALVVGNPADESTDVGPMITEAAAKRTEEVVIEAMDKGANLLFGNVRQGSLYSPTVLENVSQSCKVWCEEVFSPVVILQRVGSLDEALTLANEPEYSLHAGIFTSNLNVAMKAAKRLEAGGVMINDSSDYRFDAMPFGGSKYGSMGREGVRFAYEDMTQPKVICLNGVGGS is encoded by the coding sequence ATGAATAGCTTGAGTCTTTCGCTCGCTGTTGATTATAAAACCATAACAGTTTTGAGCCCGTATGATGGCGCTGCAGTTGGAGAGGTGACGGACATGCCCGCTTCATTTGCCACTGCGATCATTGATACGGCGAAGCTTGGTGCGCTGATCGCCAAAGAACTACCAAGGCACGAACGTGCTCGCATACTGGAAAAAACCGCTGCTTTGGTCGAGAGCGACAAGGAGGCGTTTGCCAGTCTGATTGTTGCCGAGTCGGGAAAAACGATCAAGCAGGCGAGAAAGGAGGTTTTACGCTGCGTCAATACGCTGAAACTGTCCGCTGAGGAGGCCAAACGTAATGCTGGCGAAGTGATTCCGTTTGACTCCTATGTAGGATCCGAGTCCCGTCAGGGATGGTTTACTCGGGAGCCTTTGGGTGTAATTGTTGCAATTACCCCATACAACGACCCACTCAACTTGGTCGCTCACAAGTTGGGGCCTGCGATCGCTGGCGGTAATGCTGTTGTACTCAAACCTTCTGAGCTCTCTCCGTTATCTGCCATTAAGCTGGTGGCCTGCCTGAACGCTGCGGGTCTTCCTCCTGCGGTCGCGTCCATTGCAACTGGAGGGGCCGCGCTGGGCAAGGCACTGGTCGCTCATCGAGCGGTACGTATGGTTTCCTTCACGGGCGGTTTTGTTACCGGTGAGCAGATCTCTCGCAATGCAGGCCTTAAAAAACTGGCGATGGATTTAGGGGGCAATGCCCCGGTTATCGTCATGGGCGATTGTGATCTGAATGAAGCCGTTGAGTCCTGTGTATCAGGCGCTTTTTGGGCTGCCGGGCAAAATTGTATCGGTACCCAACGAATTCTTGTTGAAGAGACAATATATGAAGAGTTCAAAAATAAATTCGTTGTGAAGACAAGTGCTTTAGTCGTGGGAAATCCTGCTGATGAAAGCACGGATGTTGGGCCAATGATTACTGAAGCTGCTGCAAAACGCACTGAAGAAGTAGTTATCGAGGCAATGGATAAAGGGGCTAACCTGTTATTCGGTAATGTACGCCAAGGCTCGCTTTACTCTCCGACGGTCCTGGAGAATGTTAGCCAAAGCTGTAAAGTTTGGTGTGAGGAAGTATTTAGTCCGGTTGTCATTCTTCAACGCGTGGGCTCGCTGGATGAGGCGCTGACACTGGCTAATGAACCAGAATACAGTTTGCATGCGGGTATTTTCACCAGCAATTTGAATGTCGCCATGAAAGCAGCTAAACGACTCGAAGCCGGCGGCGTCATGATTAATGACTCATCTGACTATCGTTTTGATGCAATGCCATTTGGTGGTTCAAAATACGGCAGCATGGGGCGTGAAGGTGTGCGTTTTGCGTATGAAGATATGACGCAACCCAAAGTGATCTGCTTAAACGGTGTTGGCGGAAGTTGA
- a CDS encoding amino acid permease encodes MSVNDLNPTRVPSSGATRKRDFSAEDAGYQKVLKPRQVQMIAIGGAIGSGLFMGAGARLAEAGPALVFVYAICGFFAWFIIRAMGELVMYRPSSGSFVSYAREFYGEKWAFAVGWMYWTDWVMVAIADLTATALYLNFFKAYVPFMGDIPQWSLALGALGFVTAINLVSVKIFGELEFWFALIKVAALTTFLGIGIYMVLFGTPLPGYEVGFKLISDNGGWFPSGLLPAVIMIQGVIFAYGSVELVGTAAGEAQDVATVMPKAIRAVVFRIIVFYVGSVLLLAMLLPHTAYSAGVSPFVTFFGSLGIKGADAIMNMVLITAAVSSLNAGIYSTGRVLRSLAINGSAPSFLAKMNRQGVPFAGIMLTTVASLIGVVLNAIVPGEAFEIALTLTAVMLIGSWSTIVLCQIKLFKYSQQGDLERPGFRMPFAPYSGYATLVFFGLVLVLIAFDYPVGTYSIASLPFYAAALVAGWYMVRGRVRAIESGELVFDKNQELVRADQTNHPSFTRLQNQ; translated from the coding sequence ATGAGTGTGAATGATCTTAATCCCACACGCGTGCCATCGTCTGGTGCAACTCGAAAGAGAGACTTCAGCGCAGAAGATGCGGGCTACCAAAAGGTGCTCAAGCCTCGCCAGGTTCAGATGATTGCCATAGGGGGGGCAATCGGAAGTGGTCTATTCATGGGCGCAGGCGCACGACTCGCTGAAGCCGGACCCGCGCTTGTGTTTGTCTATGCAATCTGTGGCTTTTTTGCGTGGTTCATCATTCGGGCTATGGGCGAACTGGTGATGTATCGCCCATCCTCGGGCTCGTTCGTCTCCTATGCTCGAGAGTTCTACGGTGAGAAATGGGCTTTTGCCGTGGGATGGATGTACTGGACTGACTGGGTAATGGTTGCCATTGCAGATCTCACAGCGACAGCGCTCTACCTGAATTTCTTCAAAGCCTATGTCCCTTTCATGGGCGACATTCCTCAATGGTCCTTGGCACTGGGAGCATTGGGTTTTGTTACTGCGATTAACCTTGTCTCGGTAAAAATTTTTGGTGAACTTGAATTCTGGTTTGCCCTGATCAAGGTGGCTGCATTAACGACCTTCCTTGGGATCGGCATTTACATGGTGTTGTTCGGCACTCCGCTGCCAGGCTATGAGGTCGGGTTCAAACTGATTTCTGACAATGGCGGTTGGTTCCCATCAGGCCTTTTGCCCGCCGTAATCATGATCCAGGGGGTGATATTTGCGTATGGCAGTGTGGAGTTGGTTGGTACTGCAGCTGGCGAAGCCCAAGACGTCGCTACAGTCATGCCGAAAGCAATTCGGGCAGTTGTTTTCCGCATTATTGTTTTTTACGTTGGTTCTGTATTGCTGTTGGCAATGCTGCTCCCCCACACAGCGTACTCGGCGGGGGTAAGCCCGTTTGTGACGTTCTTCGGCTCGCTGGGGATCAAGGGGGCAGACGCGATTATGAACATGGTCTTGATTACCGCGGCCGTGTCTTCTCTGAACGCTGGCATTTACTCCACTGGCCGGGTGCTTCGCTCGCTGGCAATCAACGGATCAGCCCCTAGCTTCCTGGCCAAGATGAACCGTCAAGGTGTTCCGTTCGCTGGCATCATGCTGACGACCGTTGCTTCACTAATTGGTGTCGTACTTAACGCCATTGTTCCGGGTGAAGCCTTTGAAATTGCGCTGACACTCACTGCCGTTATGTTGATCGGTTCGTGGTCAACAATCGTCCTGTGTCAGATCAAGCTCTTCAAATACTCCCAACAGGGTGATCTGGAGCGTCCGGGGTTTCGAATGCCGTTTGCGCCTTACAGTGGTTACGCGACCTTGGTGTTCTTCGGTTTGGTTCTGGTTCTTATCGCATTCGATTATCCCGTAGGTACGTACTCGATTGCTTCGCTGCCGTTTTATGCCGCCGCTCTTGTTGCTGGTTGGTACATGGTTCGTGGCCGTGTTCGTGCAATTGAGAGTGGTGAATTAGTCTTTGACAAAAATCAAGAATTGGTCCGGGCAGATCAGACCAATCATCCTTCTTTCACTCGCCTTCAGAATCAATGA
- a CDS encoding trans-sulfuration enzyme family protein, with amino-acid sequence MRPDKKNLSTLSAATLAVHGGNVTDTTTGAVRTPLVMANSYLLPEDPATMDWSSPDGLVYTRNQGHNQVCLEKKLAALEGCEAAVVFATGVAALHSVFFSFLKSGDHVIVSDITYQAVWRLFAELLPERYGIEATFVDVGDLEAVRQAIRPNTKLIHTETIANPTTKVADIAALAEIAHAHGALISVDATFTPPPFFRASQHGVDLVVHSLTKYINGHGDAMGGVVIGSTQMITKIKNDALVDLGATISPFNAWMIMRGSVTLPLRLKQLLNTAEKLAEFLNSDDRIAYIYYPGLPSHPQHELARRQFAGKGYGAMMAFAVKGDPDTQNRFVSNLRIITSAVSLGHDESLIVHVGAEGRGGFDKYPEEFRTYGHLRFSVGLEEPDDLIKDISLALDETFK; translated from the coding sequence ATGCGTCCTGATAAAAAGAATCTGTCCACACTTTCGGCGGCTACACTCGCAGTTCATGGTGGTAACGTAACCGACACCACTACCGGTGCTGTTCGCACTCCGCTGGTGATGGCTAACTCTTATCTCTTGCCTGAAGATCCGGCCACGATGGACTGGTCTAGCCCAGACGGCCTTGTGTACACGCGGAACCAGGGGCATAACCAGGTATGCCTTGAAAAGAAACTTGCTGCACTCGAAGGCTGCGAAGCTGCGGTTGTATTTGCTACCGGCGTAGCCGCTCTGCATTCAGTGTTTTTCTCTTTCTTGAAAAGCGGTGACCACGTCATTGTCAGTGATATTACGTATCAGGCTGTATGGCGTCTTTTCGCGGAGCTTTTGCCTGAGCGTTATGGCATTGAAGCCACATTTGTCGACGTAGGTGACCTAGAGGCTGTTCGCCAAGCGATCCGCCCTAATACCAAACTGATCCATACTGAGACGATTGCTAATCCAACTACTAAGGTTGCAGATATCGCTGCGCTGGCTGAAATTGCCCATGCACACGGGGCACTGATTTCCGTCGATGCTACTTTCACTCCACCTCCGTTTTTCCGTGCCAGTCAGCACGGGGTCGACCTGGTCGTCCACTCTCTGACGAAGTATATCAATGGCCATGGTGATGCCATGGGCGGGGTGGTTATCGGTTCCACTCAGATGATTACCAAGATCAAGAATGACGCTCTTGTTGACCTCGGCGCGACCATCTCTCCATTTAACGCCTGGATGATAATGCGCGGTTCAGTCACGCTGCCTCTGCGACTGAAACAACTTCTAAATACGGCTGAAAAATTGGCTGAGTTTCTCAATTCGGATGATCGTATAGCCTATATCTACTATCCGGGGCTTCCGTCCCACCCGCAGCATGAACTAGCCCGTCGGCAATTTGCAGGCAAGGGATATGGGGCGATGATGGCTTTTGCAGTAAAGGGCGATCCAGATACTCAGAATCGGTTCGTTTCGAATCTGCGCATCATCACTTCTGCAGTATCCCTCGGGCACGATGAGTCCCTCATCGTTCATGTGGGTGCGGAAGGCCGAGGCGGCTTTGACAAGTACCCTGAAGAGTTCCGTACCTACGGTCACCTTCGGTTTTCGGTGGGGCTCGAAGAACCGGACGATTTGATCAAAGATATTTCCCTGGCCTTGGACGAGACATTCAAATGA
- a CDS encoding DMT family transporter, whose amino-acid sequence MAWICLIFAGVLEVVWAFSMKQSEGMTKLGPTVVTLVMLMASFALLSFSMKSLPLGTAYTIWTGIGAVGAFAVGIIFLGEPASLMRVVAAVLIVSGLVMMKLASA is encoded by the coding sequence ATGGCTTGGATATGTTTAATATTTGCAGGGGTACTTGAAGTTGTTTGGGCTTTCTCCATGAAGCAATCTGAAGGTATGACCAAGCTTGGGCCGACTGTTGTTACCTTGGTAATGCTAATGGCAAGTTTTGCTCTCCTGTCATTTTCCATGAAAAGTCTACCGCTTGGTACTGCTTATACAATTTGGACTGGCATTGGTGCTGTTGGCGCGTTTGCAGTGGGTATCATCTTTCTAGGCGAACCTGCCAGCCTTATGCGAGTTGTCGCAGCTGTCTTAATTGTCAGCGGTCTTGTAATGATGAAGCTGGCTTCAGCTTGA
- a CDS encoding transporter substrate-binding domain-containing protein — MISLRKLFVLALFPLCANVALAKEYKELRFGVDASYAPFESKAADGSLTGFDIDLGNAICAKLKVKCTWVESDFDGTIPGLKANKFDGILSSMTVTPAREKVIDFSNELFSGATSYVFKKNSGLSVEVTSLKGKTVGYLQGSIQEAYAKAVLDKAGVKTQAYQNQDQVYYDLVSGRLDAAIQDMLQAQLGFLNSPQGTGYEVSKPVDSELLPAKTAIGISKGNKDLKAFLDKGIQALHDDGTYDLIQKKHFGDLNLYSGK, encoded by the coding sequence ATGATTTCGCTTCGAAAGCTCTTCGTGTTAGCACTTTTCCCACTTTGCGCGAATGTCGCTCTGGCCAAGGAGTACAAAGAACTGCGTTTTGGCGTTGATGCTTCTTACGCCCCATTCGAGTCTAAAGCCGCAGATGGTAGTCTGACGGGGTTTGACATCGACCTGGGTAATGCAATCTGTGCCAAATTGAAGGTCAAGTGTACATGGGTCGAGAGCGATTTCGACGGCACGATTCCTGGCCTGAAGGCCAACAAGTTCGATGGCATTCTCTCTTCCATGACGGTGACCCCAGCCCGCGAGAAAGTCATCGACTTCTCTAATGAGCTGTTCTCCGGCGCAACCTCTTACGTGTTCAAGAAAAATTCTGGTCTGAGCGTAGAGGTTACTTCCCTTAAGGGCAAGACCGTAGGCTATTTGCAAGGAAGTATCCAGGAAGCCTATGCCAAAGCGGTTCTGGATAAGGCTGGTGTCAAAACTCAGGCCTATCAGAATCAGGATCAGGTTTATTACGACCTGGTTTCCGGTCGCCTCGATGCGGCGATCCAGGACATGCTGCAAGCTCAGCTGGGTTTTTTGAATTCCCCCCAAGGCACTGGTTATGAAGTCAGCAAGCCTGTTGACAGCGAGTTACTGCCAGCCAAAACAGCTATTGGTATATCTAAAGGTAACAAAGACCTCAAGGCCTTTTTGGATAAGGGCATCCAAGCGTTACACGATGACGGTACCTATGACTTAATCCAGAAAAAACACTTCGGTGATCTGAATCTCTATAGCGGCAAGTAA
- a CDS encoding ABC transporter permease: MFEILLQALGLSTYSMKGFGPLLLEGAWMTVKLSILSLLLSVLLGLIGASAKLSSVKLLRIPAQLYTTLIRGVPDLVLMLLIFYSLQTWLTGITQALDWEYIEINPFVAGIITLGFIYGAYFTETFRGAMLAVPRGQVEAATAYGLSRTQRFRFVVFPQMMRFALPGIGNNWMVILKATALVSIIGLADLVKAAQDAGKSTYQLFYFLVLAALIYLVITSTSNYVLRWLERRYAAGSREAVR, from the coding sequence ATGTTCGAAATACTGTTGCAGGCCCTCGGGCTCTCCACATACAGCATGAAAGGGTTCGGTCCTCTGTTGCTGGAGGGCGCCTGGATGACCGTCAAGTTGTCAATACTCTCGCTGCTGTTGAGCGTGCTGCTTGGTCTTATCGGGGCCAGTGCCAAACTTTCCAGTGTCAAACTCCTGCGAATCCCGGCACAGCTCTACACAACCCTGATTCGCGGGGTGCCGGACCTCGTGCTGATGCTACTGATCTTTTACAGCCTGCAAACCTGGTTGACCGGGATTACGCAAGCACTGGATTGGGAATACATAGAGATCAATCCGTTTGTTGCCGGGATCATCACGCTGGGGTTTATCTACGGTGCCTACTTCACTGAGACCTTTCGCGGGGCGATGCTAGCTGTGCCCCGTGGACAGGTGGAAGCGGCCACCGCCTATGGCTTAAGTCGCACTCAGCGCTTTCGCTTTGTGGTCTTCCCGCAAATGATGCGTTTTGCTTTACCGGGTATTGGTAACAACTGGATGGTCATCCTCAAAGCCACTGCACTGGTTTCGATCATAGGCCTTGCTGACTTGGTAAAGGCAGCCCAGGACGCTGGTAAAAGCACCTATCAATTGTTCTATTTTCTGGTCTTGGCAGCGCTTATTTATTTGGTGATTACCAGTACTTCAAACTATGTCTTGCGTTGGTTGGAACGGCGTTATGCGGCAGGTTCCCGGGAGGCTGTACGATGA
- a CDS encoding ABC transporter permease: MIELLQDYWKPFLYSDGHQITGLAMTLWLLSASIFIGFLVSVPLSIARVSSKCYLRWPVQFYTYLFRGTPLYIQLLICYTGIYSLAAVRAQPVLDAFFRDAMNCTILAFALNTCAYTTEIFAGAIRNMAHGEVEAAKAYGLTGWKLYAYVIMPSALRRSLPYYSNEVILMLHSTTVAFTATVPDILKVARDANSATFLTFHSFGITALIYLMVTFALVGLFRIAERRWLAFLGPAH; encoded by the coding sequence ATGATCGAACTCTTGCAGGATTACTGGAAACCTTTTCTCTATAGCGACGGCCACCAGATCACGGGGCTGGCCATGACCTTGTGGTTACTCAGTGCCTCAATCTTCATCGGCTTTTTGGTGTCGGTCCCGTTGTCCATTGCCCGGGTTTCATCCAAGTGTTACCTGCGCTGGCCCGTACAGTTCTACACCTACCTGTTTCGGGGAACGCCGCTCTATATCCAGTTGCTGATTTGCTACACCGGGATCTACAGCCTGGCTGCAGTTCGTGCACAACCGGTGCTCGATGCATTTTTTCGCGACGCGATGAACTGCACCATCCTTGCGTTTGCGCTGAACACCTGCGCTTACACCACGGAGATTTTCGCCGGAGCAATTCGCAACATGGCCCATGGCGAAGTCGAAGCTGCGAAGGCCTATGGCCTGACGGGGTGGAAGCTCTATGCCTACGTGATCATGCCATCGGCGCTACGTCGCTCGTTGCCGTACTACAGCAACGAAGTAATTCTGATGCTGCATTCGACCACCGTGGCCTTCACTGCAACCGTCCCGGACATTCTGAAAGTTGCTCGCGACGCCAACTCGGCGACCTTTCTGACCTTTCATTCGTTCGGTATTACTGCGCTGATTTACCTGATGGTTACCTTCGCGCTTGTCGGACTATTCCGCATCGCCGAGCGCCGTTGGCTGGCTTTCCTTGGTCCGGCTCATTAG
- a CDS encoding ABC transporter ATP-binding protein yields MYKLTVEELHKSYGNHEVLKGVSLKAKTGDVISLIGASGSGKSTFLRCINFLETPNDGAMSLDGKQIRMVKNHHGMQVADAAELQRLRTRLAMVFQHFNLWGHMTVLENITMAPRRVLGVSKKDAEDRARRYLDKVGLPARVAEQFPAFLSGGQQQRVAIARALAMEPEVLLFDEPTSALDPELVGEVLKVIQGLAEEGRTMIMVTHEMSFARKVSSQLLFLHQGRVEEQGGAEILDNPHSERLQQFLSNGLK; encoded by the coding sequence ATGTACAAATTGACTGTTGAAGAACTGCACAAGAGTTACGGTAACCACGAAGTACTCAAGGGCGTATCTCTGAAAGCCAAAACCGGTGATGTGATCAGTTTGATCGGCGCCAGTGGGTCAGGCAAAAGTACCTTCCTGCGCTGCATCAACTTTCTCGAAACACCCAATGACGGAGCCATGAGCCTGGACGGCAAGCAGATTCGCATGGTCAAGAACCATCATGGCATGCAGGTGGCCGATGCCGCTGAGTTGCAAAGGCTGCGCACCCGTCTAGCCATGGTCTTCCAGCACTTCAATCTGTGGGGCCACATGACCGTTCTGGAAAACATCACGATGGCCCCGCGCCGGGTGCTGGGTGTCAGCAAAAAAGATGCCGAAGATCGTGCCCGACGTTATCTGGACAAGGTGGGGCTGCCAGCGCGTGTTGCGGAGCAGTTTCCAGCATTTCTCTCTGGCGGTCAGCAACAGCGAGTGGCGATTGCACGAGCATTAGCGATGGAGCCGGAAGTTCTGCTGTTCGACGAACCGACGTCGGCGCTGGATCCGGAACTGGTGGGCGAAGTACTAAAGGTGATTCAGGGCCTGGCCGAAGAAGGCCGGACCATGATCATGGTGACCCACGAAATGAGCTTTGCCCGCAAGGTGTCGAGCCAGTTACTGTTTCTGCATCAAGGCCGAGTCGAGGAGCAGGGTGGGGCAGAGATTCTGGATAATCCGCACAGCGAGCGCCTTCAACAAT